A single region of the Kineosporiaceae bacterium SCSIO 59966 genome encodes:
- a CDS encoding prepilin-type N-terminal cleavage/methylation domain-containing protein — protein MRRLATACRNRDGFTLVEVTVAMTLLAMAFSSLAVVFVASLEAVAVSRERQAATELGNRTMEQLRALPYATATGGARLSDLAADRVDPRQDPRNVFLGSDGLYHLFSPTGEVIPAGSTAPLPAPLQPAPDTVEVDGADFLVRTYVSQATEAGVALYRATVIVMWAARASGDPKRFVTQSLLASPTGCVSEQTHPFAAPCDPFLYADAGTGGGALHVLPRELAADEIGDPERAIPGLDLIGATLSLADASSSLQSEQITAVRGQVRSSTATLDLDDAARQTAGGGGASTFVDSDPSTTPVPSDSQTLTHSPGDLFAGSPDRAYVRVVTGSGDAGTTTSTIGEITTPCRRADGTFENSGNSCGDGTAVQGAGSGQWLGGLQLGPPSSPDQEIALATIAAPAAESRVFTSRSMTTGATCSTSVPAVGCSGAQVERYTGTLTVGALPDSLVSRLPGWGSASGNWLFKVDGVRDQLRSQSGPGADAATAVRTAASGASAPPQLVYFDSSTSSYVSRNLDEVGPVPIPPVTVTDPLHPGGPLTIRMEPQVSIGELDTARDDTDCEPSCQTVAEAESPLVGSVHYTILREDEVVVRVSLEIDFGTARAATSYQQAPHAG, from the coding sequence GCGATGACCCTCCTCGCCATGGCGTTCAGCAGTCTGGCCGTTGTGTTTGTCGCATCCCTGGAGGCGGTCGCTGTCTCCAGGGAGCGGCAGGCAGCGACGGAACTGGGCAACCGGACGATGGAGCAGTTGCGCGCGCTTCCCTATGCCACCGCGACCGGCGGTGCCCGGTTGAGTGACTTGGCCGCCGACCGGGTCGACCCCCGACAGGATCCCCGCAACGTCTTTCTTGGCAGTGATGGCCTTTATCACCTGTTCTCACCGACCGGTGAGGTTATTCCCGCTGGCAGTACAGCGCCCCTGCCCGCCCCCCTCCAGCCTGCCCCGGACACCGTTGAGGTTGACGGAGCGGACTTCCTCGTCCGGACCTACGTCAGCCAGGCCACTGAAGCGGGCGTCGCGCTGTACCGCGCAACAGTCATTGTGATGTGGGCCGCACGCGCCTCTGGGGACCCAAAGCGGTTTGTCACTCAGTCGTTGCTCGCCTCACCCACCGGGTGCGTCTCGGAGCAGACGCACCCCTTCGCGGCGCCATGCGATCCGTTCCTGTACGCCGACGCGGGCACTGGGGGCGGCGCCTTGCACGTTCTGCCCCGGGAGTTGGCTGCCGATGAGATCGGTGATCCCGAGCGCGCCATCCCTGGACTCGACCTCATTGGGGCGACCCTGAGCTTGGCCGACGCGTCAAGTTCACTGCAGTCGGAGCAAATCACCGCTGTGCGCGGCCAGGTCCGGAGCTCAACGGCCACGCTTGACCTTGATGATGCTGCGCGCCAGACCGCCGGCGGCGGTGGAGCCAGCACCTTCGTCGATAGCGACCCCTCCACGACTCCCGTCCCGAGCGACAGTCAGACCCTCACCCACTCGCCAGGCGACCTGTTCGCTGGCTCTCCTGATCGCGCCTACGTCCGAGTCGTGACTGGATCTGGGGATGCTGGCACGACCACCAGCACTATCGGCGAGATCACCACGCCCTGCCGCAGAGCCGACGGCACGTTCGAGAACTCCGGCAACTCATGTGGAGACGGAACCGCAGTTCAGGGAGCGGGAAGTGGGCAGTGGCTGGGAGGACTCCAACTAGGCCCCCCGTCATCCCCCGATCAAGAGATTGCCCTGGCGACTATTGCCGCACCGGCTGCAGAGAGCCGAGTCTTTACCTCCCGGTCCATGACCACGGGTGCCACCTGTAGCACGAGCGTTCCAGCCGTAGGATGCAGTGGTGCGCAGGTTGAGCGGTACACCGGCACTCTGACCGTGGGCGCTCTTCCAGACTCCTTGGTGAGCCGATTGCCCGGGTGGGGCAGCGCTTCCGGCAATTGGCTTTTCAAGGTCGACGGCGTGCGCGACCAACTCCGTTCGCAGAGCGGCCCGGGAGCAGATGCCGCGACTGCCGTGCGCACGGCCGCTTCTGGCGCTTCCGCTCCACCTCAGCTCGTCTACTTCGACAGCTCTACCAGCAGCTACGTCTCCAGGAACCTTGACGAGGTCGGCCCTGTGCCGATCCCACCGGTCACTGTCACAGACCCGCTGCACCCCGGAGGGCCGCTGACCATCCGGATGGAGCCGCAGGTGAGCATCGGTGAACTCGATACAGCCCGCGACGACACGGATTGCGAACCAAGCTGCCAGACCGTCGCGGAGGCTGAGTCGCCCTTGGTTGGATCCGTCCACTACACGATCCTCCGGGAGGACGAGGTTGTGGTCAGGGTGTCCCTGGAGATTGATTTTGGTACTGCCCGGGCCGCCACGAGTTATCAGCAGGCGCCCCATGCGGGCTGA
- a CDS encoding polymer-forming cytoskeletal protein gives MAMISTVTVIAIITGLALVIAGLGVANLRDSSLAQARVQAVDAAEAGIDVGYMALQSGGVCSIAGDLAVDSSSTAAYDVTVTYYDADNNELGCDPTIGVIGTPVNARILSTGRTEASQGGAAEDAEERTMESLVNLQAVLAGGDGPAIFSDSQITWSSNMTLYGDGSDNVTVYANGLVTCQSNAGIPGMVLAPWSGVEMQSNCVVAGNIHSRDSVVLKSNAQLGGSIVSSRGGADLDSNAKVSGDVTVAGDVTMKSNATVVGTVREQVAGIPDPKPYDLPVITSDTSTWVNAGFAPKNYSGGCKNPNINETGRVVLVSTCDFTWTSNKEIVLNEDLVVIAKSFSTKGNFKVRSADGEPKRLWFIVPHVDNSSPCTTTSGGITLASNSTFEDPVEVFFYTPNLFKASSNTRAYGQIYAGCIDGSSNFKLHYRPVGVPGMDLGGGPEVSTGNFKVDILYKRETVTP, from the coding sequence ATGGCGATGATAAGCACGGTAACCGTCATCGCCATCATCACCGGGCTTGCGCTCGTCATAGCGGGCCTGGGTGTGGCCAATCTACGGGACTCATCTCTAGCTCAGGCGCGTGTACAAGCGGTGGACGCCGCCGAGGCCGGCATCGACGTCGGCTATATGGCTTTGCAGTCCGGCGGCGTCTGCTCGATAGCGGGTGACCTGGCGGTGGACAGTTCCTCCACTGCTGCTTACGACGTAACCGTAACATACTACGATGCCGATAACAACGAGCTGGGATGTGATCCCACCATCGGCGTGATCGGTACCCCAGTAAATGCCCGCATCCTTTCGACTGGTCGTACCGAAGCTTCACAGGGAGGGGCGGCGGAAGATGCCGAGGAACGCACCATGGAGTCCCTCGTGAACCTGCAGGCTGTCCTCGCTGGAGGTGATGGGCCCGCCATCTTCTCCGACAGCCAAATCACTTGGTCTAGCAATATGACCCTGTATGGTGACGGCTCGGACAACGTGACCGTCTACGCGAACGGTCTCGTCACGTGCCAGTCCAACGCCGGCATCCCTGGTATGGTCCTTGCACCTTGGTCCGGAGTCGAGATGCAGAGCAACTGCGTCGTCGCGGGGAACATCCACAGCCGTGACTCTGTTGTGCTCAAGAGCAACGCTCAGCTCGGCGGCAGCATCGTTTCATCGCGTGGAGGCGCTGACCTGGACAGTAATGCAAAGGTGTCAGGCGACGTCACCGTTGCGGGAGACGTCACGATGAAGTCCAACGCTACGGTCGTCGGGACCGTTAGGGAGCAAGTTGCAGGAATCCCCGACCCAAAACCGTATGATTTGCCGGTTATCACTTCGGACACCTCAACGTGGGTCAACGCAGGGTTCGCGCCGAAGAATTACTCGGGAGGTTGCAAGAACCCGAACATCAACGAGACCGGCCGTGTCGTACTGGTGAGTACGTGCGACTTCACGTGGACAAGTAACAAGGAGATCGTCCTCAACGAGGACCTGGTCGTCATCGCTAAGAGCTTCTCAACTAAAGGCAACTTCAAGGTGCGTTCCGCAGATGGTGAACCCAAGCGACTGTGGTTCATCGTCCCGCACGTCGACAACAGCAGTCCCTGTACGACGACATCCGGCGGTATCACTCTCGCCAGCAACTCCACGTTCGAGGATCCGGTAGAGGTCTTCTTCTACACGCCAAACCTCTTCAAGGCGTCGAGCAACACACGCGCGTACGGACAAATCTACGCCGGTTGTATAGATGGGAGCAGCAACTTCAAGTTGCACTATCGGCCGGTCGGAGTTCCGGGCATGGACCTA
- a CDS encoding type II secretion system protein, protein MMILGTAIAVVLLSVQNSTRQAEERARINDHVRLAVQHIDRHVRSGNVLYDPAAEETPGFSLRVYSQSNGLQKCMQWRVVDGRLESRSWAPTWQSDHNVSEWSTVASGLVNTPSDPPFSLNPDIHYGGRLVEINLAVGTQLPGARDVIIASSISGRNTQFGYTANVCEPVPAT, encoded by the coding sequence ATGATGATTCTCGGGACGGCTATCGCTGTAGTACTGCTAAGCGTGCAGAATTCGACGCGGCAGGCGGAGGAGCGCGCACGCATCAACGACCATGTCAGACTGGCGGTTCAGCACATTGACCGCCATGTGCGGTCTGGTAATGTGCTTTACGATCCGGCAGCCGAAGAAACCCCGGGTTTCTCACTGCGGGTCTACAGTCAGTCAAATGGCCTGCAGAAGTGCATGCAGTGGCGGGTCGTTGACGGTCGTCTCGAATCCCGCAGCTGGGCGCCAACATGGCAGAGCGATCACAACGTGTCGGAGTGGAGCACTGTCGCTTCCGGGCTCGTCAACACGCCGTCCGACCCTCCCTTCAGTCTGAACCCGGACATCCACTACGGGGGACGTCTCGTGGAGATCAATCTCGCGGTTGGCACACAGCTGCCAGGTGCCCGCGATGTCATCATTGCATCATCGATATCTGGTCGCAACACCCAGTTCGGCTACACAGCAAACGTCTGCGAGCCGGTCCCGGCCACGTGA